The following are encoded in a window of Fibrobacter sp. UWR4 genomic DNA:
- a CDS encoding sugar phosphate nucleotidyltransferase produces the protein MINLILCGGNGTRLWPVSRSLTPKQFAPLFDGQSLFRKTVVTNSAVCDAQFIVSNADQFFLAKDQLEAEGKKGSKFLLEPVGRNTAPAIALAC, from the coding sequence ATGATTAATCTTATTCTCTGTGGTGGTAACGGAACACGCCTTTGGCCTGTGAGCCGTTCCCTTACGCCCAAGCAGTTCGCTCCTCTCTTCGACGGACAGTCCCTGTTCCGCAAGACCGTGGTGACCAACTCTGCAGTTTGCGATGCCCAGTTCATCGTCAGCAATGCAGACCAGTTCTTCCTTGCCAAGGACCAGCTGGAAGCCGAAGGCAAGAAGGGCAGCAAGTTCCTCCTGGAACCGGTGGGCCGCAATACTGCTCCCGCAATCGCTCTCGCATGCTT